In Pseudomonas coleopterorum, the genomic window CCTTGGCCGCGTTGTCCAGGCCATCGCGGAACGGGAAGAACGCGTCCGAGGCCATCACGGAACCCTGTACCTGCAACCCGGCGTGTTCAGCCTTGATTGCCGCGATGCGCGCCGAGTTCACCCGGCTCATCTGGCCGGCACCGACACCGATGGTCTGGCGATTCTTGGCGTACACGATCGCGTTGGACTTGACGTACTTGGCCACTTTCCAGGCAAAGATCAGGTCATGGATTTCCTGCTCGCTCGGCGCCCGGCGGGTCACCACCTTCAGATCATCGGCGCCGATCATGCCGATATCGCGGCTTTGCACCAGCAGGCCGCCGTTCACTCGCTTGTAGTCCCAGGCGTCGGCCCGCTCGGCCGACCACTGTCCACAGGCCAGCAGGCGCACGTTGGCCTTGGCCGCGACGATGGCGCGGGCTTCATCACTGACACTCGGGGCAATGATCACTTCGACGAACTGACGCTCGACGATGGCCTTGGCCGTGGCCGCATCCAGTTCGCGGTTGAAGGCGATGATGCCGCCGAAGGCCGATTCGGTGTCGGTGGCGTAGGCCAGCTCATAGGCCTGGCGAATGCCGCCTTCGGCCTCCGGGCACACCGCCACGCCGCACGGGTTGGCATGCTTGACGATGACGCACGCCGGCTTGACGAAGCTCTTCACGCATTCCAGCGCGGCGTCGGTATCGGCCACGTTGTTGTAGGACAGTTCTTTGCCTTGCAGCTGGGTCGCGGTGGCGATGCCCACTTCGGCCGGCTGGGCCTCGACGTAGAACGCCGCTTTCTGGTGCGGGTTCTCGCCGTAGCGCATTTCCTGGGCCTTGACGAACTGGCTGTTGAAAGTGCGCGGGAATTCGCCGCGGCCTTCGGTGCTCAGGGTCTCGCCAGCCTGATCGATGGTGCCCATGTAGTTGGCGATCATGCCATCGTACGCGGCGGTATGCTCGAAAGCCTTGAGCATCAGGTCAAAGCGCTGCGCGTAGGTCAGGCCACCGGCTTTCAGGCTTTCCAGCACCTGTGCGTAGTCACTGGCGTTGACCACGATGGCCACGTCCTTGTGGTTCTTCGCGGCCGAACGGACCATGGTCGGTCCGCCGATGTCGATGTTCTCGATGGCGGTGGGCAGGTCGCAGCCGGGCTTGGAAATCGTGGCCTGGAAGGGATAGAGGTTGACCGCGACCAGATCGATCGGCTTGATGCCATGTTCGGCCATGATGGCGTCGTCGGTACCGCGACGGCCAAGGATGCCGCCGTGGATCTTCGGATGCAGGGTTTTCACGCGGCCGTCCATCATCTCGGCGAAGCCGGTGTAGTCGGCCACTTCCACAGCGGCCACGGCGTTGTCGCGCAGCAGCTTGAAGGTACCGCCGGTGGACAGGATCTCGACGCCAAGGGCTTCCAGTTCGCGGGCGAATTCAACGATCCCGGTCTTGTCGGAAACGCTGATCAAGGCGCGGCGGATCGGCAGGCGGGTGGTCTGGTCGGTCATCACGATTTCCATCTTCAAAGCGTAGAAGTCAACAAAAAAGGCGAACCGCTGGGTCGCCTTTTCTGGTTTGAATGCTTCGGTTACAGCAGGTCGTATTGCTTGAGTTTCTTGCGCAGGGTGCCGCGATTCAGGCCCAGCATTTCACTGGCCTTGGTCTGGTTGCCCTTGACGTGGTTCATGACGCTTTCGAGCAAGGGAGCTTCGACTTCGGACAGCACCAGGTTGTACACGTCCGTGACGGAGGCGCCTTCGAGGTGCGCAAAGTAGTTGTGCAACGCCTTCTCGACACTGCCGCGCAGGGTCTGGCCCTCTTCGCTCGGCGTGTTCAGATGCTGCTTCAGGTTTACGTTGTCGCTCACAGGCGTTGTTCCACTCACTAAAGTCTCGCTCATCATCGTCATGCGGCCACCTCTTTCGCGTCCCTTTCACCAAGGCTTCTATGGCGTTCGCCGAAGAACTCGCGAACGTTGGCGCATTGCTCTTGCGTCTCTTGCAGCCCATTGAAATGGCTGCGAAATTCCCGCCCGCCCGGCTGTGTACTCAGGTACCAGCCAACATGCTTGCGGGCGATGCGCACGCCCATCACCTCGCCATAGAAGGCGTGCAGGGCCTGCAAATGTTCCAGCAGAATGCTTTCCACTTCACTCAACTGCGGTGCCGGCAGCAGTTCACCGGTGCGCAGGTAATGCTCGATTTCCCGGAAGATCCACGGCCGACCCTGCGCCGCGCGCCCTATCAGCAGGCCGTCGGCACCGGTCGCCTGCAATACCTGCCGGGCTTTGTGCGGTGAATCGATGTCGCCATTGGCAAAAACCGGGATCGACACCGCCTGCTTGATCGCGGCGATGGTGTCGTATTCGGCTTCGCCGGTGTACAGGTCGGCGCGTGTGCGACCGTGCACCGCCAACGCGGCGATGCCCGATTGCTCGGCAATCTTTGCAACGCTGATGCCATTACGGTTGGAACGGTCCCAACCCGTACGAATCTTCAGGGTGACCGGCACATCCACGGCCCCCACCACCGCCTCCAGAATCTGCGCCACCAGCGCTTCATCCTTGAGCAAGGCAGACCCCGCTGCCTTGTTGCACACCTTTTTCGCCGGACAGCCCATGTTGATGTCGATGATCTGCGCGCCGGCCTCGACGTTGGCCCGTGCCGCCTCGGCCAGCATCTGCGCATCCCCGCCGGCGATCTGCACCGAGCGCGGCTCGGGATCACCTTCGTGGATCATGCGCAGCCGCGACTTGCGGCTGTTCCACAGGCTCATGTCGCTGGTGACCATCTCCGACACCACCAGGCCAGCGCCCAGGCGCTTGCACAACTGACGAAAGGGCTGATCGGTAACCCCGGCCATGGGGGCCAGGACCAGCGAATTGTTCAAGGTATATGGGCCGATGCGTACCGCCGACATAGGACTTCCCTGTTGTGGGGCCGGATCATGAGAGTTCGAAAAAGGGTTGGCATAATACCCGCTCTCGATGACGGGTTAAAGATCGATTTGGATAAAATCTGAACAGTTATCTGCCCCCGCGGACAGGTTTGGACTGGCGGAGTGCGCCCCTCCACCGAAGCCTCCGGCTATTCGGGCGAGCGGAAACTCAGGCTGTAATTGACCGCTGCAGGGCCTGGGTCGAGGATGTCCAGGGCAATGTGGATAGGCGTCTGCGGGGGCATCTCGGCCTTGCCGGCCAACTCGCCGTTAAGGTATTCGCTGGGCTTGAAGCGACGGCTGGCGATCAGTTGGCCGTTGAGGTCGGCGAAGCGCAGTTCAAGCAGGGGAAAGGGCTGTGCAAACGCGGCGCGATTGTAGATGATCGCATCCACCACCAGCGCTCCGGCAAAGTCAGGGTGGCTGCGCACCACCAGGTTGCTGCTTTTTATCAGGGCAATATCGACCTTGGCCGGTACGCTGCAGCCTATTACGGGGCACAGTTCCTGAAACAGCGGGCGATACTGATCCTGTCGAGCCAGCTCGCCGAAGTGGTAGACCACGTATTGCACGCCCAGGCCCAAGGCGGCCACGATCGCCAGGCCCAACCACATCAAGCGTTTGCCCCAGTGCGGGCGAGGCTTCTCCCAGGCCAGTTGCATCGGTTCGTCGAGCAGATCGGCCAGGTCGTCGTCATCACGCACGGCCGGTTCGCTGCGGTCGGCTTGCGCCTTGCGCGGCGAGTTGAAGGCGCTCACGGATGGCTCGTCCCGGTCGTGTTCGTCCAGCGCCGACAGCCGGCCGTTGCCGTCCAGGGACGGTTCATCGTCGATGTGCGTGTCGTCGAGGTCTGCACGGCTTGAAAGCGACGGTTCGGTCCGGCTCGCAGGCGCTACTGCTTCGTCGTCATCCAGTGTAGGTTGCCGCTCGATGATCGGCGGCAAGGCTGGCGAATCCACCTCGGCATCGTCCCGGCGCGCGCTCAGGCTGTCCACTCGGGGCGCGTCGCCCAGTTCCAGCTGGTCCAGGTCGATGTCACCGTTGCTCCACGGCCGCGGCGCCAGCTCAGGCGGCCTGGGCAGGTTGGCCGGGGTCAGGGTCGCGCTCTGTTCGAGCAACTGCCGGGCGGCGTTGAAGACCTGCAGGCAGGAGCCACAACGAACCACGCCACGTGCCACACTCAGCTGGCTGTGGTTGACGCGGAAGCTGCTCTGGCAATGCGGGCACTGGGTGACGAAACTTTCGCTCATGCGCAGGTCCTGGGAGGGCAGGGAAACATGCTGGTCGGGGCTCAGCGGCGACGGCCGCTGATGCGTACCCAGCCATCACGGTTGGCGATCGGGTCCAGCTCGAAGTCCTGAGCGTAGGCGGCGGCGACTTCCTCACCCTGCTCGGCGAGGATGCCGGACAACGCCAGCAGGCCGCCAGGCCGGACCAGCCCGCTGAGCTGGGGTGCGAGGCTGACCAGCGGCCCGGCAAGGATGTTGGCTACCAGCACGTCCGCCTGCTGCGCAGGCAAGTCGGCAGGCAGATACACCGGGAAGCGGTCGTCGGCAATGCCGTTGCGCTGGGCGTTGTCGCGCGAAGCCTCCAGGGCCTGCACGTCGATGTCGGTGCCGACCGCCTGCTGCGCACCCAGCAGCAGTGCAGCGATCGCCAGGATGCCCGAGCCGCAGCCGAAGTCCAGCACCTGAGTGTCCTGCAATTGCTGACCGTCCAGCCACTCCAGGCACAGGGCCGTGGTGGGGTGGGTGCCGGTGCCGAACGCCAGGCCCGGGTCCAGCAGCAAGTTGACGGCGCCAGGCTCCGGGGCTTCGTGCCAGCTGGGTACGATCCACAAGCGGCGGCCGAAGCGCATGGGCTGGAAATTGTCCATCCAGCTGCGTTCCCAGTCCTGGTCCTCGATCACCTCGGCGTGATGCTCGGGCAGCGTCGTGCCGGTCAGCAACTGCAAGTGGGCAAATACTGCGTCGGCGTCGGTGTCGGCTTCGAACAGCGCCAGCAAGTGGGTGTGCGACCACAGCGGTGTGGTGTTGAGTTCAGGTTCGAAGATCGGCTGGTCTTCGGCATCCATGAACGTGACGGACACGGCACCGACTTCCAGCAGCGCATCTTCATAGGTTTCGGCTTGTTCTGGGCTGATGGCCAGACGGACTTGCAGCCAAGGCATGGCAGGCACCTTCGATCTAAACGGGGGGCGCAGCAGGGTCGCTGCGACAAGCGCGCCAGTTTACGCGAGGAGGCGCGTCAGGACCAAAAAAACCCGGCTCGAAAGCCGGGTCCTTTTCACATGACAACGTCACATAGACTACCGAATCACTTCTGGCTGGCCAGTTTGTGTTCCAGGTAGTGGATGTTGATGCCGCCTTTGCAGAAACCTTCATCGCGCACCAGGTCACGGTGCAGTGGGATGTTGGTCTTGATGCCGTCCACGATGATCTCGTCCAGCGCATTGCGCATACGGGCCAGGGCCTCGTCGCGATCCTTGCCCCAGGTGATCAGCTTGCCGATCAGCGAGTCGTAGTTCGGCGGTACCGCATAGCCACTGTACAGGTGCGAGTCGACGCGAACGCCGTTGCCACCCGGCGCGTGGAAATGCTTGACGGTGCCGGGGCTGGGGATGAAGTTCTTCGGATCTTCGGCGTTGATGCGGCACTCCAGGGAGTGACCGCGAATGACCACGTCATCCTGGGTGAACGACAACTTGTTGCCTGCGGCGATGCTGAGCATCTCCTTGACGATGTCGATACCCGTGACCATCTCCGATACCGGGTGCTCCACCTGAACGCGTGTGTTCATCTCGATGAAGTAGAAACGACCGTTCTCGTACAGGAACTCGAAAGTGCCAGCACCGCGGTAGCCGATCTCGATGCACGCCTTGACGCAGCGAGCCAGAACTTCCTCGCGAGCGGCCTCGTCGATGCCCGGTGCCGGTGCTTCTTCCAGTACCTTCTGGTGACGGCGCTGCAGAGAGCAGTCGCGATCGCCCAGGTGAATTGCCTGGCCCTGACCGTCGGACAGCACCTGAACTTCCACGTGACGTGGATTGGTCAGGAATTTTTCCAGGTACACCATCGGGTTGCCGAACGCGGCACCGGCCTCGGTGCGGGTCAGCTTAGCCGAGGCGATCAGGTCTTCTTCCTTGTGCACCACGCGCATGCCGCGACCACCGCCGCCGCCAGCGGCCTTGATGATCACCGGGTAGCCGACTTCACGGCCAATGCGCAGGGCTTCTTCCTCGTCTTCCGGCAGCGGGCCATCGGAGCCGGGTACCGTCGGTACGCCAGCGGCGATCATCGCGTGCTTGGCCGAAACCTTGTCGCCCATCAGGCGGATGGTGTCGGCAGTCGGGCCGATGAAGGCAAAACCGGATTTCTCGACCTGCTCGGCAAAGTCCGCGTTCTCGGCGAGAAAGCCATAGCCTGGGTGAATGGCGGTGGCGCCAGTCACTTCGGCAGCGGCGATGATTGCCGGGATGTGCAGATAGGACAGGTTGGCAGGCGCCGGACCGATGCAGACCGACTCGTCAGCCAGGCCGAGGTGCATCAGCTCCTTGTCGGCCTTGGAGTAGACGGCAACGGTCTTGATGCCCAGCTCTTTGCAGGCACGCAGGATCCGCAAGGCGATTTCGCCGCGGTTGGCGATCAGAACTTTTTCCAACATCGCAGGCTCTCCGCTGGTCAAACGATGGTGAACAGCGGCTGGTCGTACTCAACCGGCTGACCGTCTTCTACCAGGATCGATTCGATCACACCGCTGGTTTCAGCTTCGATGTGGTTCATCATTTTCATTGCTTCGACGATGCACAGGGTATCGCCCTTCTTCACGGTCTGGCCCACTTCGACGAATGCCGGCGACGCTGGCGACGCCTTGCGGTAGAAGGTGCCGACCATTGGCGAGCGAGCCACGGTGCCGTTCAACTTGGCAGCAGCGGGTTCGGCGGCTGCGGCAGCAGGTGCGGCGGCCACGGGCGCGGCGGCAGGGGCTGCCACCGGCGCGGGCGCATAGTACTGCTGGGCCGGGGTCTTGCTGTGACGGCTGATCCGTACGGATTCTTCGCCTTCCTTGATTTCCAGCTCGTCGATGCCGGACTCTTCCAGCAGCTCGATCAGTTTCTTGACTTTACGAATATCCATTAATCATCAACTCCCAAGGGTCGGTCAGGGGCGTTCAGTAGGTGTTCTATGCCAAGCGCCTTTCACAGAAGGCTGCGAACACTCATGTGCCGTTGAAAAGGGCCGAGTGACGGCGAAAATTCTTGAACGTGCCGGTGAAAAACACGCACGTCGAACAGTGGGATGCTCATCGACAGCGGCGCGTCACGTCGGTGGTGACATCGACCGGTAAAAGGCGTCGGGTCATGTCCATTTTCAGTGGTCTCTCACCGTCGGGTTCATACGCAGAGCGGGCGAACTATGCCGGAAAGCCCGGGCGTCTGTCCAGTTAAGCGCAATAGCCCGCACGTTGCCCGATGTTTGCGCAAAATTTGTGACTCGCTTGTCGATTTCGGTCACTGCCGACGATCATTGATCGCCTGATGGCGGTATTTTGCCGACGAACCCTGCCGCATCGATTTCGCCAACGACCCGTGAGGCGACCTGTTCGATGCCGTTGGCGTCGAAGAACAGCAAGGCCGGTGGCCCGAACAGCTTGAAGCGATCGAGCAGGGCGCGCTGTTCGGCATTGCTCTGGGTAATGTCCAGGCGCACTTTGCGATACCCCGCCAGTCGCGCGATGACCTGCGGATCGGTCAGTACTTCATGCTCGATGACCTTGCAGCTGATGCACCAGTCGGCGTACCAGTCCAGTACCAGAGGCTGGCCACTGGCCTTGGCCTGTTGCAGGGCCAGTTCGAAACCTTCACGGGTAGTCACCGTCTGCCACGCATCGGCTGCGGCACTCGGCGGGGCAGCACTCGAAGCACTGATGGTGGGAGGTGCCAACGGCTGGAAAGGATCGGATTGGCCGCTCAGGGCTCCGTGCCAGCAAGCCAGGGCGTAGAACACAAAGCCCAGCCCCAGCACCTGTTGCAAGCGTTGCCGCGCCGGTTTCACCACCCACTCCAGCGCCCCCATGAACACGCCGACGCCGGCGGCCAGCAGACCGATCAACAGCAGGGTCACACTGCCTGGCAATACCCGGGCGAGCAGGGCGATCGCCAGGCCCAGCAGCAGCACGCCGATGGCATTCTTGACGGTCACCAGCCAAGGGCCGCTCTTGGGCAGCCAGGCCGCGCCGCCGGTGGCGACCAACAGCAGCGGCGCGCCCATGCCCAGGCCCAGGGCGAAGAGTTTCAACCCGCCTCCCAAGGCATCGCCGCTGGCGCTGATATAGAGCAGTGCCCCGGCCAGCGGCGCCGATACGCACGGTGACACCAACAGGCTCGACACCACGCCCAGCACCGCGGCGCCCCACAGCGAGCCGCCCTTGGCATTGCCGGCCACGCGATCGAGGCGCTGGCTCACGGCCGCTGGCAGCTTGAGCTCGAACAAACCGAACATGGCCAGGGCGAAAATCACGAAGAACAGGGCGAAGGGCACCAGCACCCAGATCGACTGCAAGCGTGCCTGCAGGTTGAGTTCGGCGCCGAACTTGCCCATCAGCGCACCGAGCAAGGCGAAACAGACTGCCATGGGCAGCACGTAGGCCAGCGACAGACTGAAGCCGCGCCACCCGCCGACCTGCCCGCGCAGGACCACGCCGGACAGGATCGGCAGCATCGGCAACACGCAGGGGGTGAAGGTCAGGCCGATGCCGGCGAGAAAGAACAACGCCAGTTCATGCCATTGCCAGCCACCGTCGACAGGCGTCTGGCTGGCCACTGGCGCGGCCTGCCCGATGCCCGACACGGACAGGCGCTGGGTCTCCGGCGGATAGCACAAGCCCTTGTCGGCACAGCCCTGGAAGGTCACCGCCAGGGTGAAGGCCCGCTGATCACCGCTGGGGCGAGGAATGTGCACATCGAGAATGCCGTGGTACACCTCGACATCGCCGAAGTACTCGTCATGTTTCGCCTCGCCAGGCGGCAGTTGTGCCGTTCCCAGCGCGATGTCGGCGGGTTCGGCCTTGAATTCGAAGCGGTGGCGATAGAGGTAGTAGCCTTCGGCGATGACAAAGCGCAGGGTGATGTCTTGCGCCGACGACTGCACCTGTTCGAGCTGGAACGCCTGGCCGACCGGCAGGAAGTCGGCGCTGTTGTTCAGCGACGCGCCTCCCAGGGTGGCGCTGGGCCGTGTGTCAAGCAGACCGGAAGCCGCGACGGGCAGTGCGAAAACCAACAACAGGAGGCAGAGCAGGCGGCGCATGACGTTTCTCGAACAGCAACTGAGCGCGCATCATACTGGAGCGGTGCGGTACTGCCGAATCGCCATGGGCCAATTTCATGTAACAGGATGGGTCGCCCGGATAGGGTCGCCCAGACGGGTCGCCCGCACTAGACCCTGAACGCCTGCACGGCCGTGCGCAGCTCACCCCCCAGTTGCAACAGGTGCTCGCTTTGAGCCCGTCCCTGGTCAATGAGTTGCAGGTTGTCTTCACCCAAGCCATGAATGCGCTCGCCGTGCTCGCGAATCTCGCCGACCGCGTCACTTTGCTGTGCAGTCGAGTCGGCGATGCGCACGGCGGTGTCGGAGATGGTCTGGATCGCCGTGACGATCTGCGTCAGCGCGCCGTCCGCCGCCTCGGCTTGACTCGCCGTGGCCTGAGCATGAACCACTTGCGCGCGGATACCCTGCACGGAGTCCCTTGCAACCGTCTGCAGGCCGGCAATCAAGGTCTGGATTTGATGGGTCGCCCCGGTCGTGCGCGACGCCAGCGAACGCACCTCTTCGGCCACCACCGCGAAACCGCGACCCATCTCGCCGGCACGGGCCGCCTCGATCGCGGCATTGAGGGCGAGCAGGTTGGTCTGGTCGGCGATCGAGCGAATCACAGTCAGCACTTCGCCGATGGTGGCTGATTCCTCGGCGAGCTGTTCGATCATCTGCGCGTTGCCCTGCACCTCACCCACCAGTGCATGCAGGCCCCTCAGGCTCTGCCCGATGACCTGCTGACCATGCTCCACCGCATCACCCGCCAGGCGGCTGGCCGCTGCAGCCTGACTGGCGTCACCGGCCACTTGGCCGATGGTCGCTTCCAGCTCGCCCAGTGCATCGCGAATTTGCGCCGTGTCCCCGGCCTGGCGCAGCGCCCCTTGATGCAGGCCACCACTGAGCTCGGCCAGTTGATGGCTGCTGCCGGCCACCTGCTCGGCGTTCTGGCGAATGGTGCCGACCAACTCGACCAGATAAAGACGCAGGCGATTGAGTGAGGCTTCGATGGCCTGCAACTCATGGTTGGTCCGGCCCAGAGCAATGGGCCGGGCGAAGTCTCCCTCGGCCCAGGTCGACAGCGCTGGATCCAGTCGGGTCAGCACGCCCGCCAGACGGCGTTGCATGCGGTCGATGAGCAGCGCGATCAGCAGAATCAGACCGATCATGGCCCCTTGCAGCAGTCGCACTTCACCCTGGATTCGAGCGTGCTGGCTGCGCACGCCGGGTTCCAGCGCCCCCAGGCCCTGCTGGACCGCGCCGATGCGTCGCTGCGCGGTCTCGGCCAGCTCGGTCCGACGCTGGATCAGTTCACGGGTACGGCTCAATTCGGCCGGATACCGCGTCAACAGGCTGGCCAGCTCGCGCTTGAGGTCCACGCCGTCATCCTGAGTGGCCGTGGTGCTTTCATTCTGCAACCCCATCAATGTAGCGAAATCATCGGCACTCGACGCGCCGGTGCTGGAAACGCCCAGCAGCGGCAAGCCTTCCAGGGTGCTGGCCTGGGTCCTGATGCCGACCAGTTCGCGTTCCACGTCGGCGGCCAGCTCGCTGCGCCCGCTGCTGATCATCTTCTCCCGTGCCAGGGTCAGTTTGGCCAGTTGCTGGCTGGCGCCCAGCAGCGTTGCCTGATAAGCGCCGTTGCCCTGTGAATACCGGGCCAGTTGCTCCAGCGTGCCGCCCAGTTCGCGTTCGGCCTGCACCAGCAGGGCCTGTGGGTCCCCCGCCAGCTTGCCGGCGGCCAGCAGTTGCTCGGCGGTGAACGTCTCCAGCGCATCCACTTCCTGCAGCAAGGGGCCGGTGAGCTCTGCCGGCAGCCCGGTGATGCCTTCACGCAGCCGGGTCAAGGCCTGGGTGGCTTCGGCATGGCGCAGCGCGTCACCACTGTTCAGGTAATCCTGAACGTTGCGCACGACTTCATCCTGGAACTGACGTGACAGTTGCAGGTAGCGCTCCATCAGCAGATAAGGCTGCTCCAAGGCCCTTTGCGACCACCACAGGGTCGCTGCCAGTGCGATGCACACGGCAACCAGCAACAACGTGTTCAGATTGGTGAGCAGTTTCAGGCGCATGGGGCACTACCAACAGCGAAATGGTCAGTGCGTGAAGGTATGGCCGATCTGTTACAGGCTCGTGACGTGAACGTTAAAAAGATGGCACATGGCTTTCATCGTCGATCGGCACCTGGTCCTGGTCTGACACATCCGGATGCCTTTGCCGCGGCTGCAGCCTGCTTGTGCATCCTTTATAGTGCCGTTGCGCTATCTCACCTGGAAAACTTTGCCCGTAGGAGGCACGTTAGCCAAGTGACGAGGTCAGAACCCATGAATTCCGCGATAGAAAGGACATAAGCCATGCTGGACTGGAAGAATCGTGCGGGCACAGGCGATGCGCGCGAGCGTGCCGACACCAGTGGCGGCTCACGCAGGCCCTTCAAAAGCCTGCTCCTGAGCAAGGCGGTACTGGGCGCACTGGCCATCTATCTGGTCGTGACCCTGTTGCTGGGTTGGTACTGGAGCGAAGAGCCCGAACTGTTCCCGGTGCAGCAGAATGCCCAGGCGGCCGCCCAGCGTGACGGGCGCCAGATGGTGGTGGGCTACACCACGGTGGAAACCCTCAAGACCGTGGCTTCCACCCTGCTGAACAAGCCCGGTGGCTATATTTCCAACGACCGTTTTCCACCCGGCCTGTGGATGGACAACATGCCCAGCTGGGAATACGGCGTGCTGGTACAGGTGCGTGACCTGAGCCGCGCGCTGCGCAAGGACTTCGCCCGTTCGCAGTCGCAGTCGGCCGAAGACGGCGATCTGGCTCGCGCCGAACCGCGTTTCAATTTCGACAACAAGAGCTGGGTGCTGCCCTCCAGCGAATCGGAGTTTCAGGAAGGCATCAACCTGCTGACGCGCTACCAGAATCGCCTGTCCGATCCGAGCCAGACCAACGCGCTGTTCTACACCCGCGCCGATAACCTGAACAACTGGCTGGGCGACGTCGGTACCCGACTGGGTTCGCTGTCGCAACGGCTGTCGGCCAGTGTCGGTCGCGTCAAGCTCAACACCACCCTCAAGACTGAAAGCGTGATTGCCGGCCAGGCACCACAGGTGGACGAAGAAATCGTCGAAACTCCGTGGATGCAGATCGATAACGTCTTCTACGAGGCTCGAGGTCAGGCCTGGGCGTTGTCGCACCTGCTGCGCGCCATCGAAGTCGATTTCGCCGACGTGCTGGCCAAGAAGAACGCAACCGTGAGCGTGCGCCAGATCATTCGCGAACTGGAAGCTTCCCAAGCACCAGTCTGGAGCCCGATGATTCTCAACGGTAGCGGTTTCGGCATGTGGGCCAACCACTCGCTGGTCATGGCCAACTACATCTCGCGGGCCAACGCGGCAGTGATCGACCTGCGCCAGCTGCTGTCGCAGGGCTGAGGACATGCCGATCTCGACCCAGGAGGTCGAACATCGCGCAGCGTCCGATGCCGAGTCGATTGCCTGGGTCGATGAGTCCGACCGCCTGCTGGGAACCCTGCCCAGAGCCGAGCTGCGTGAACGTGGGCTGATCGGCCGGGGGACCTACATCCTTCTGTTCAACAGCGAGGGCGAGCTGTGCGTTCACCGCCGCACGCTAAGCAAGGCGATCTATCCAGGCTACTGGGACGTGGCAGCC contains:
- a CDS encoding protein-disulfide reductase DsbD; its protein translation is MRRLLCLLLLVFALPVAASGLLDTRPSATLGGASLNNSADFLPVGQAFQLEQVQSSAQDITLRFVIAEGYYLYRHRFEFKAEPADIALGTAQLPPGEAKHDEYFGDVEVYHGILDVHIPRPSGDQRAFTLAVTFQGCADKGLCYPPETQRLSVSGIGQAAPVASQTPVDGGWQWHELALFFLAGIGLTFTPCVLPMLPILSGVVLRGQVGGWRGFSLSLAYVLPMAVCFALLGALMGKFGAELNLQARLQSIWVLVPFALFFVIFALAMFGLFELKLPAAVSQRLDRVAGNAKGGSLWGAAVLGVVSSLLVSPCVSAPLAGALLYISASGDALGGGLKLFALGLGMGAPLLLVATGGAAWLPKSGPWLVTVKNAIGVLLLGLAIALLARVLPGSVTLLLIGLLAAGVGVFMGALEWVVKPARQRLQQVLGLGFVFYALACWHGALSGQSDPFQPLAPPTISASSAAPPSAAADAWQTVTTREGFELALQQAKASGQPLVLDWYADWCISCKVIEHEVLTDPQVIARLAGYRKVRLDITQSNAEQRALLDRFKLFGPPALLFFDANGIEQVASRVVGEIDAAGFVGKIPPSGDQ
- a CDS encoding methyl-accepting chemotaxis protein, whose protein sequence is MRLKLLTNLNTLLLVAVCIALAATLWWSQRALEQPYLLMERYLQLSRQFQDEVVRNVQDYLNSGDALRHAEATQALTRLREGITGLPAELTGPLLQEVDALETFTAEQLLAAGKLAGDPQALLVQAERELGGTLEQLARYSQGNGAYQATLLGASQQLAKLTLAREKMISSGRSELAADVERELVGIRTQASTLEGLPLLGVSSTGASSADDFATLMGLQNESTTATQDDGVDLKRELASLLTRYPAELSRTRELIQRRTELAETAQRRIGAVQQGLGALEPGVRSQHARIQGEVRLLQGAMIGLILLIALLIDRMQRRLAGVLTRLDPALSTWAEGDFARPIALGRTNHELQAIEASLNRLRLYLVELVGTIRQNAEQVAGSSHQLAELSGGLHQGALRQAGDTAQIRDALGELEATIGQVAGDASQAAAASRLAGDAVEHGQQVIGQSLRGLHALVGEVQGNAQMIEQLAEESATIGEVLTVIRSIADQTNLLALNAAIEAARAGEMGRGFAVVAEEVRSLASRTTGATHQIQTLIAGLQTVARDSVQGIRAQVVHAQATASQAEAADGALTQIVTAIQTISDTAVRIADSTAQQSDAVGEIREHGERIHGLGEDNLQLIDQGRAQSEHLLQLGGELRTAVQAFRV
- a CDS encoding DUF2333 family protein; this encodes MLDWKNRAGTGDARERADTSGGSRRPFKSLLLSKAVLGALAIYLVVTLLLGWYWSEEPELFPVQQNAQAAAQRDGRQMVVGYTTVETLKTVASTLLNKPGGYISNDRFPPGLWMDNMPSWEYGVLVQVRDLSRALRKDFARSQSQSAEDGDLARAEPRFNFDNKSWVLPSSESEFQEGINLLTRYQNRLSDPSQTNALFYTRADNLNNWLGDVGTRLGSLSQRLSASVGRVKLNTTLKTESVIAGQAPQVDEEIVETPWMQIDNVFYEARGQAWALSHLLRAIEVDFADVLAKKNATVSVRQIIRELEASQAPVWSPMILNGSGFGMWANHSLVMANYISRANAAVIDLRQLLSQG